A region from the Pelagovum pacificum genome encodes:
- a CDS encoding GcvT family protein produces MKTQVKALVVGGGAVGTSIAYHLARAGWDDVMLLERDELTSGSTWHAAGLLPYFNMSYATTHIHDYSIKFYKTLEDETGLNAGFFVVGNLRMAQSKARMDEYMLYATTAETCGVPFEWMTPAQIKDRWPLVHTDDLEGAIYHPTDGYINPADVTMAMAKGARQRGVTIERKWQVDGYEWTGSSWKVTVTKMVEKGGNLVPSDEQTVIEAEHVVTATGNHAQRTARLLGIKIPAIPVEHQYIITEPDPALVEYRKTNDQHPVLRDADAKWYVREERGGWILGPYERNAPARFEYDVPESFRADLFPLDLDRIEEEYMSMIHRIPSSETVGLKDDYNGPICYTPDGNPLLGPAPGLRNMWLAEGFSFGITAAGGAGKYLADLMVEGEAEIDMASLDPKRYGSWMTTEYAARKNEEAYEHVYILHHPDEERPACRPLRTAPAYDRQKALGAQFGTVNGFERPNYYGPLDADETFDHDARSFRRGGWWQYAVDEAKAIREGVGLIDASAFTKHIVEGPGATAFLDWFTCNRLPKVGRINLTYALTGAGTTRTEYTIVRLAEDKYYLVSAGAWTAYDSDFLMKAIEDKRGEFGWISAYDVTTQWGVFAVAGPKSRDLLKSVIKDADPDTALSNKRFPWLSARQIELGMVPVNAIRVAYTGELGWELHHPIEMQNHLWDLLTKAGEEFGLKLVGARAQNWLRQEKSYRAFGNELGRDATPLEADLPRFVDLSKDFHGKAEMEAKGIRSKCVTLLIDGPDDADPWGREALYDGDTRVGRLTSGGYSVAFGKSIGMGYVTPDLAVPGTKLKVRMLNELWDAEITEDSPYDPENRTIRQDG; encoded by the coding sequence ATGAAGACCCAAGTCAAAGCCCTGGTCGTCGGCGGTGGCGCCGTCGGAACATCCATCGCCTACCACCTGGCCCGCGCCGGATGGGACGATGTGATGTTGCTGGAGCGGGACGAGCTTACCTCCGGCTCGACCTGGCACGCCGCCGGCCTGCTGCCCTATTTCAACATGTCCTACGCGACGACCCACATCCACGACTACTCGATCAAGTTCTACAAGACGCTCGAGGACGAGACCGGCCTGAACGCGGGCTTCTTCGTGGTCGGCAACCTGCGCATGGCGCAGAGCAAGGCGCGCATGGACGAATACATGCTCTACGCCACCACGGCCGAGACCTGCGGCGTCCCCTTCGAATGGATGACGCCCGCCCAGATCAAGGACCGCTGGCCCTTGGTCCACACCGACGACCTCGAAGGCGCGATCTACCACCCGACCGACGGCTACATTAACCCCGCCGACGTCACGATGGCGATGGCCAAGGGCGCCCGCCAGCGCGGCGTGACGATCGAACGGAAGTGGCAGGTCGACGGCTACGAATGGACCGGCTCCTCCTGGAAGGTGACGGTCACCAAGATGGTCGAGAAGGGCGGCAACCTCGTCCCCTCCGACGAGCAGACCGTGATCGAGGCGGAGCATGTCGTGACCGCCACCGGCAACCACGCACAACGCACCGCGCGCCTGCTCGGCATCAAGATCCCCGCCATCCCGGTGGAGCACCAGTACATCATCACCGAACCCGACCCGGCCCTCGTCGAATACCGCAAGACCAACGATCAGCACCCCGTGCTGCGCGACGCCGACGCCAAGTGGTACGTCCGCGAGGAACGCGGCGGCTGGATCCTCGGCCCCTATGAGCGCAACGCGCCCGCCCGCTTCGAATACGACGTGCCCGAGAGCTTCCGCGCCGACCTGTTCCCGCTCGATCTCGACCGGATCGAGGAAGAATACATGTCGATGATCCACCGTATCCCCAGCTCCGAGACGGTGGGCCTCAAGGACGATTACAACGGCCCGATCTGCTACACGCCCGACGGCAACCCGCTGCTCGGCCCGGCACCGGGGCTGCGCAACATGTGGCTGGCTGAAGGCTTCTCTTTCGGGATTACCGCCGCCGGCGGCGCGGGCAAGTACCTCGCCGACCTGATGGTCGAGGGCGAGGCGGAGATCGACATGGCGAGCCTCGACCCCAAGCGCTACGGCAGCTGGATGACGACCGAGTACGCGGCCCGCAAGAACGAGGAAGCCTACGAACACGTCTACATCCTGCACCACCCGGACGAGGAACGCCCCGCCTGCCGCCCGCTGCGCACCGCGCCCGCCTACGACCGCCAGAAGGCGCTCGGCGCGCAGTTCGGCACGGTGAACGGCTTCGAGCGGCCGAACTACTACGGCCCGCTCGATGCGGACGAAACTTTCGACCACGACGCCCGCAGCTTCCGCCGCGGCGGCTGGTGGCAATATGCGGTGGATGAGGCGAAGGCGATCCGCGAGGGGGTCGGCCTGATCGACGCCTCCGCCTTCACCAAGCACATCGTCGAAGGCCCCGGCGCGACCGCCTTCCTCGACTGGTTCACCTGCAACCGGCTGCCGAAGGTCGGCCGCATCAACCTGACCTACGCCCTCACCGGCGCGGGCACGACACGGACCGAATACACGATCGTCCGGCTGGCCGAGGACAAGTACTACCTCGTCTCAGCCGGCGCCTGGACGGCCTACGACAGCGACTTCCTGATGAAGGCGATCGAGGACAAGCGCGGCGAGTTCGGCTGGATCTCGGCCTACGACGTCACGACCCAGTGGGGCGTCTTCGCCGTCGCCGGGCCGAAGTCCCGCGACCTGCTGAAGTCCGTCATCAAGGACGCCGACCCCGACACCGCCCTGTCCAACAAGCGGTTTCCGTGGCTCTCCGCCCGGCAGATCGAACTCGGCATGGTCCCGGTCAACGCCATCCGTGTCGCCTACACGGGCGAACTCGGCTGGGAGCTGCATCACCCGATCGAGATGCAAAATCACCTCTGGGACCTGCTCACCAAGGCGGGCGAGGAGTTCGGCCTCAAGCTCGTTGGCGCCCGCGCCCAGAACTGGCTGAGGCAGGAGAAATCCTACCGCGCCTTCGGCAACGAGCTCGGCCGCGACGCGACGCCGCTCGAAGCCGACCTGCCGCGCTTCGTCGACCTCTCGAAGGACTTCCACGGCAAGGCGGAGATGGAGGCCAAGGGTATCCGCAGCAAGTGCGTGACCCTCCTGATCGACGGTCCTGACGACGCCGACCCCTGGGGCCGCGAAGCGCTCTACGACGGCGACACACGCGTCGGCCGCCTGACCTCGGGCGGGTATTCGGTCGCCTTCGGCAAGAGCATCGGCATGGGCTACGTCACGCCCGACCTCGCGGTGCCAGGCACGAAGCTCAAGGTGCGCATGCTGAACGAACTCTGGGACGCAGAGATCACCGAGGATTCTCCCTACGACCCGGAAAACCGCACGATCCGGCAGGACGGCTGA
- the panC gene encoding pantoate--beta-alanine ligase, which yields MKICRTIEEMRETLANYRRAGESIGLVTTMGALHEGHIALVHAARERHARVATTIFVNPTQFGEAADLAAYPRTEAQDLEMFEAAGVDVVLLPQVDEIYPDGEETIVETTSLGNMLHGAVRPGHFRGVTTVVTKLFNIVRPDAAYFGEKDYQQLAVIRRMTGDLLFGIDIVGVPTVREADGLAMSSRNARLSPEDRDAAPVLNRALEAAQAIALPGVPVEEIARTIRDTVAAEPRARLEGLDMVDPATFRPIITGPLDGPVGIMISARFGQGDHAVLLIDQREIHP from the coding sequence TTGAAGATCTGCCGGACCATCGAGGAGATGCGCGAGACGCTCGCGAACTATCGCCGCGCGGGCGAAAGCATCGGCCTCGTCACCACCATGGGCGCGCTGCACGAGGGGCACATCGCGCTGGTCCATGCCGCACGGGAGCGGCACGCACGTGTCGCGACGACGATCTTCGTCAACCCGACCCAGTTCGGGGAGGCCGCCGACCTCGCCGCATACCCGAGGACCGAGGCGCAGGACCTCGAGATGTTCGAGGCCGCCGGTGTCGATGTCGTGCTGTTGCCGCAGGTCGACGAGATCTATCCCGACGGCGAGGAGACGATCGTCGAGACGACCAGCCTGGGCAACATGCTTCACGGCGCGGTGCGGCCTGGTCATTTCCGGGGCGTGACCACGGTGGTGACGAAGCTCTTCAACATCGTCCGGCCCGATGCCGCCTACTTCGGCGAGAAGGATTACCAGCAACTCGCCGTGATCCGGCGGATGACCGGCGACCTGCTGTTCGGGATCGACATCGTCGGCGTGCCAACGGTGCGCGAGGCGGACGGGCTGGCAATGTCGTCGCGCAATGCGCGCCTGTCGCCCGAGGATCGCGACGCCGCGCCGGTGCTGAACCGCGCGCTTGAGGCGGCACAGGCAATCGCGCTGCCGGGCGTGCCGGTGGAGGAGATCGCCCGCACCATTCGCGACACGGTTGCAGCGGAACCCCGCGCGAGGCTGGAGGGGCTCGACATGGTCGATCCCGCCACCTTCCGCCCCATCATCACCGGCCCGCTCGACGGGCCTGTCGGGATCATGATCTCGGCCCGTTTCGGACAGGGGGACCACGCGGTCCTCCTCATCGACCAGAGGGAGATACACCCATGA